From Osmerus mordax isolate fOsmMor3 chromosome 8, fOsmMor3.pri, whole genome shotgun sequence, a single genomic window includes:
- the si:dkey-261l7.2 gene encoding LOW QUALITY PROTEIN: uncharacterized protein si:dkey-261l7.2 (The sequence of the model RefSeq protein was modified relative to this genomic sequence to represent the inferred CDS: inserted 1 base in 1 codon), whose translation MPHLTPATILQLSLLLSALPAQYLISRWTGASVAQRYHATRRILAVWNEWSDTYLSADAWTEWLSKILFKFQELVTGEEEPGESPALEVLLHDNDQGYFGASRTVRSPRPPFVFMRVGQVVMENRGKMXGVVVAWDSELRAPQEWINRVYSNSEEVAAKHTPHYKVVFSGPGQSSIMVGYLPQTKLKRITGMKPDIPTLEQYFTHFDGEQFVMQPWLKEIFPED comes from the exons ATGCCCCACCTCACACCAGCGACTATACTGCAGCTCTCACTGCTCCTTTCCGCTTTACCGGCGCAGTACCTAATCTCCCGGTGGACCGGAGCCTCGGTGGCGCAGCGCTATCATGCAACCAGACG aattttggcaGTTTGGAACGAATGGAGCGATACTTACCTGAGCGCGGACGCCTGGACAGAGTGGCTCTCTAAGATACTTTTCAAGTTTCA GGAGCTcgtgacaggagaggaggagcctggCGAGTCTCCCGCCCTGGAGGTTCTTCTCCATGACAACGACCAGGGATActtcggag CCTCCAGAACTGTGCGTAGCCCAAGGCCCCCGTTCGTGTTCATGCGGGTGGGGCAGGTGGTGATGGAGAACCGGGGTAAaa gtggggtggtggtggcctGGGACTCTGAACTACGAGCTCCACAAGAGTGGATCAACAGGGTGTACTCCAACTCTGAG GAGGTTGCAGCAAAGCACACTCCCCACTATAAGGTGGTGTTCAGTGGGCCGGGCCAGTCATCGATAATGGTGGGCTACCTGCCCCAGACAAAACTGAAGAGGATAACCGGGATGAag CCGGACATCCCCACCCTGGAGCAGTACTTCACACACTTTGACGGggagcagtttgtgatgcagcCTTGGCTCAAGGAGATCTTTCCTGAGGACTGA
- the irak1bp1 gene encoding interleukin-1 receptor-associated kinase 1-binding protein 1 homolog gives MYKDEDEPVGRGAQISVEQQIPCYSREIQVAGHAEMSCQADKASMRISLSNNKESVNDVSNSISRRVEYILQALRQHDVKEEDISMRKHIHREQDQYHMEAEVVVKFSDFVKMESVCAVLLLKLDKSVCVGMPKFYHSAEAISQLRRGACVAAVENARLKACEMSSRLEQVLGLPLVVREEDAREWTDEEGREERGGRPPHRPTLTVSSRVFVSFNLRPRKKL, from the exons ATGTACAAAGACGAAGATGAGCCAGTGGGTCGAGGTGCACAGATATCAGTTGAGCAACAAATCCCGTGCTATTCAAGGGAGATCCAAGTCGCTGGACATGCGGAAATGTCGTGCCAAGCCGACAAGGCATCGATGCGAATCAGCTTAAGCAACAACAAGGAGTCTGTGAACGATGTCTCCAACAGTATATCACGGCGAGTGGAGTACATCCTACAAGCTTTACGGCAGCATGATGTTAAG GAGGAGGACATATCGATGAGGAAACACATCCACAGAGAGCAAGACCAGTATCACATGGAGGCAGAG GTTGTGGTCAAGTTCTCCGATTTTGTGAAGATGGAAAGCGTGTGTGCCGTTCTGTTGCTGAAACTGGACAAGAGCGTTTGCGTTGGGATGCCCAAGTTTTACCACAGCGCCGAGGCTATTAGCCAACTGAG GAGAGGCGCGTGTGTTGCAGCCGTGGAAAACGCCCGTTTGAAGGCTTGTGAGATGAGCAGCCGTCTGGAACAGGTGTTGGGGCTCCCCCTGGTGGTCAGGGAGGAGGACGCCAGGGAGTGGAcagatgaggaagggagagaggaacgaGGTGGGAGACCACCACACAGGCCTACCCTCACCGTCTCCtctcgtgtgtttgtgtctttcaaCCTCAGACCCAGGAAGAAGCTATAA